In the Adlercreutzia equolifaciens DSM 19450 genome, one interval contains:
- the rho gene encoding transcription termination factor Rho: MSDTQETMTTEVAAPEATPEKPKRGRSRKKAEEAPASALAAEGAEAPAAPAKKTTRRRAAAKPAEEAASPAATEALTAEEAPKPRRTRARKTPEPAAEEGTAAATDAAPATSETSEEAPKPRRARTRKAASEPAADAEEKAPQAKEPEGAEASAAGAGKSEAPAPADAPESKEAPRRERTTTTVIRRRDREERRQNQSGQNQNGQGQGKNGQNKQNAQNSQGGKKNKKNRHENRNREPQPSVSKEELTELKVADLRARAAEAGVDAAGLKKAELVDAIYEAVCKAEGFTEVTGVLDIMGDGYGFLRTSGYLSGENDIYVGLATIRKNGLRKGDMVTGTTRPARPNDKFAALQKVSAVNGMAPEIMALRPKFADLTPVFPDERLLMEHGKNTTTARVIDLTAPIGKGQRGLIVSPPKAGKTTVLKDIAAAITANNPDVHLMYLGIDERPEEATDMERSIRGEVVSSTFDMPSENHIQVAELVIERAKRLVEQGKDVVILLDSITRLARAYNLAQPASGRILSGGVDSTALYPPKRFLGAARNIENGGSLTILASALIETGSKMDEVIFEEFKGTGNMELKLDRYLADRRIFPAIDPISSGTRKEELLMDPQEAPLIWGVRRILANTNSTERAMDMLIKSLKQTNSNQEFLLRMAKKMQAQQGRADDGMEL, translated from the coding sequence ATGAGCGATACCCAAGAGACGATGACGACGGAAGTGGCCGCCCCGGAGGCGACCCCCGAGAAGCCGAAGCGCGGCCGTTCGCGCAAGAAGGCGGAAGAGGCCCCGGCATCGGCACTGGCTGCCGAGGGTGCCGAGGCGCCAGCCGCTCCGGCCAAGAAGACGACGCGCCGCCGTGCTGCGGCCAAGCCCGCCGAAGAGGCCGCATCTCCCGCAGCCACCGAGGCGCTGACGGCCGAGGAGGCGCCGAAGCCGCGCCGCACCCGCGCCCGCAAGACGCCCGAGCCGGCGGCGGAGGAGGGGACGGCTGCCGCGACCGACGCAGCACCTGCGACTTCCGAGACTTCCGAAGAGGCTCCCAAGCCGCGTCGCGCCCGCACTCGCAAGGCGGCATCCGAGCCTGCGGCCGACGCGGAGGAGAAGGCCCCGCAGGCCAAGGAGCCCGAGGGCGCCGAGGCGTCCGCAGCGGGCGCCGGCAAGTCCGAGGCGCCCGCGCCCGCCGATGCTCCCGAGTCCAAGGAGGCCCCTCGCCGCGAGCGCACCACCACGACGGTGATCCGCCGCCGCGACCGCGAGGAGCGCCGCCAGAACCAAAGTGGCCAGAACCAGAACGGCCAGGGCCAAGGCAAGAACGGCCAGAACAAGCAGAACGCCCAGAACAGCCAGGGCGGCAAGAAGAACAAGAAGAACCGCCACGAGAATCGCAACCGGGAGCCTCAGCCCTCCGTCTCCAAGGAGGAGCTGACAGAGCTCAAGGTGGCCGACCTGCGCGCCCGCGCCGCCGAGGCGGGGGTGGACGCCGCCGGGCTCAAGAAGGCCGAGCTGGTGGACGCCATCTACGAGGCCGTCTGCAAGGCCGAGGGCTTCACCGAGGTCACCGGCGTGCTGGACATCATGGGCGACGGCTACGGCTTCCTGCGCACCTCCGGCTACCTGTCCGGCGAGAACGACATCTACGTGGGGCTCGCCACCATCCGCAAGAACGGCCTGCGCAAGGGCGACATGGTCACGGGCACGACGCGCCCGGCGCGCCCCAACGACAAGTTCGCGGCCCTGCAGAAGGTGTCGGCCGTCAACGGCATGGCCCCCGAGATCATGGCCTTACGGCCGAAGTTCGCCGACCTCACGCCGGTGTTCCCCGACGAGCGCCTGCTCATGGAGCACGGGAAGAACACCACCACGGCCCGCGTCATCGATCTGACGGCTCCCATCGGCAAGGGCCAGCGCGGCCTCATCGTGTCGCCGCCCAAGGCCGGCAAGACCACCGTGCTCAAGGACATCGCCGCCGCTATCACGGCGAACAACCCGGACGTGCACCTCATGTACCTGGGCATCGACGAGCGTCCCGAAGAGGCGACCGACATGGAGCGCTCCATCCGCGGGGAGGTGGTCTCCTCCACCTTCGACATGCCCTCCGAGAACCACATCCAGGTAGCCGAGCTCGTCATCGAGCGCGCCAAGCGCCTGGTCGAGCAGGGGAAGGACGTCGTCATCCTGCTGGACTCCATCACGCGTTTGGCCCGCGCCTACAACCTGGCGCAGCCCGCGAGCGGCCGCATCCTCTCCGGCGGCGTCGATTCCACGGCCCTCTATCCGCCCAAGCGCTTCCTCGGCGCCGCCCGCAACATCGAGAACGGCGGCTCGCTCACCATCCTCGCCTCGGCCCTCATCGAGACCGGGTCGAAGATGGACGAGGTGATCTTCGAGGAGTTCAAGGGCACCGGCAACATGGAGCTGAAGCTCGACCGCTACCTGGCCGATCGCCGCATCTTCCCGGCCATCGACCCCATCTCCTCGGGCACGCGCAAGGAGGAGCTGCTCATGGATCCGCAGGAGGCCCCGCTCATCTGGGGCGTGCGCCGCATTCTGGCCAACACGAACTCCACCGAGCGCGCCATGGACATGCTCATCAAGTCGCTGAAGCAGACCAATTCCAACCAGGAGTTCCTGCTGCGCATGGCGAAGAAGATGCAGGCTCAGCAGGGTCGTGCGGACGATGGCATGGAACTGTAG
- a CDS encoding transaldolase family protein: MKFFLDTADLAEIEEAASWGALAGVTTNPTLYSRIGGKLDDFHAHIKRICDIVGPDCPVSAESVAMTRDEIVRDGRELAAIAPNVVVKIPTMVEGLAATRALADEGIPVNMTLCFTVPQAILAARAGARYISPFVGRFDDISEDGLAQLDDVVRAIGNYDFSEDTVNGEQIEIIAASIRSANHVTQAALMGADIATVPFGILKKCVQHPLTDRGLESFLKDWEKVQNA, from the coding sequence GTGAAGTTCTTTCTGGACACGGCCGACCTCGCCGAAATCGAAGAGGCGGCCAGCTGGGGCGCGTTGGCCGGCGTGACCACCAACCCGACGCTGTACTCGCGCATCGGCGGGAAGCTCGACGATTTCCACGCGCACATCAAGCGCATCTGCGACATCGTGGGGCCGGATTGCCCGGTGTCCGCCGAGTCGGTGGCCATGACCCGCGACGAGATCGTCCGCGACGGACGGGAGCTCGCCGCCATTGCCCCCAACGTCGTCGTGAAGATCCCCACCATGGTGGAGGGCCTGGCCGCCACGCGCGCTTTGGCCGACGAGGGCATTCCGGTGAACATGACGCTGTGCTTCACCGTGCCCCAGGCCATTTTGGCCGCCCGCGCCGGCGCCCGCTACATCTCGCCGTTCGTGGGCCGCTTCGACGACATCTCCGAGGACGGCCTGGCGCAGCTGGACGACGTCGTGCGCGCCATCGGCAACTACGACTTCTCCGAGGACACCGTAAACGGCGAGCAGATCGAGATCATCGCCGCCTCCATCCGCAGCGCCAACCATGTGACCCAGGCCGCTCTCATGGGGGCCGACATCGCCACGGTTCCCTTCGGCATTCTGAAGAAATGCGTGCAGCATCCACTGACCGACCGCGGCCTTGAGTCGTTCCTCAAGGACTGGGAGAAAGTGCAGAACGCATGA
- a CDS encoding LysR family transcriptional regulator: protein MDANIQKYQAFVEVADAGSFTKAAETLAYSQSGISHMVSDLERDWGVALFERSRRGVVLTGDGARLLPEARALCESFRALEATVDEVRGLETGLIRIGVFPSVAAHWIPRIIKRFSADYPGIDYKLRVGDYTEIEEWIADGTVDCGFVLLPLRTDARLLARALEEDEFLAVLPRDHELAGAGVFPVERLAEFPLLSPASESDDELLEFLIRWGVRPTTRLTSWDDRAILSMVEYGMGVSVLSRLMLRGLSQNVVTLPLSDPVFRTIGVAYRSAGHLPLATRRFLDYLEFRKEEE from the coding sequence GTGGACGCCAACATCCAGAAGTACCAGGCCTTCGTGGAGGTGGCCGATGCCGGCAGCTTCACCAAGGCGGCCGAGACGCTGGCCTATTCCCAGTCGGGCATAAGCCACATGGTCTCCGATTTGGAGCGCGACTGGGGCGTGGCGCTGTTCGAGCGGAGCCGCCGGGGGGTGGTGCTGACCGGCGATGGCGCACGGCTTCTGCCCGAGGCCCGCGCCCTCTGCGAGAGCTTCCGCGCCTTGGAAGCCACTGTGGACGAGGTGCGGGGACTTGAGACCGGCCTCATCCGCATCGGTGTGTTCCCGAGCGTGGCCGCCCATTGGATTCCGCGCATCATCAAGCGCTTCAGCGCCGATTACCCGGGTATCGACTACAAGCTGCGCGTAGGAGACTACACCGAGATCGAGGAGTGGATCGCCGACGGCACCGTGGACTGCGGCTTCGTGCTGCTCCCGCTGCGCACGGACGCGCGGCTCCTCGCGCGCGCCTTGGAGGAGGACGAGTTTCTGGCCGTGCTTCCGCGCGACCACGAGCTGGCGGGCGCGGGGGTGTTTCCCGTGGAGCGTCTTGCGGAATTTCCGCTGCTCTCGCCGGCATCGGAGTCCGACGACGAGCTTCTGGAGTTCCTCATCCGATGGGGCGTGCGCCCTACCACGCGTCTCACCTCGTGGGACGATCGGGCCATTCTCTCCATGGTGGAGTACGGCATGGGCGTGAGCGTGCTGTCGCGCCTTATGCTGCGGGGCCTGTCCCAAAACGTGGTCACGCTGCCCTTGTCCGATCCGGTCTTCCGCACCATCGGCGTGGCCTATCGCAGCGCCGGCCACCTTCCCCTGGCCACCCGCCGCTTCCTCGATTACTTGGAGTTTCGCAAAGAAGAGGAGTGA
- a CDS encoding DMT family transporter encodes MRTKIASMKYLLCFIAAVMMFGSSGIVASTLPLSAFEVCLMRLIIGALFMGLIFVVTRQRLPRHIGRRQYLFVALSGACLGLAMMTIFTAYRLLGVGLGAVLAATAPVITMALSPLLFKERLRLPVVVGFAIVVGGLLLLNASALEGTLSVPGILMGLAAAASTAGMVIFNKLARDITGIPCTTIQLATAVAVALAVAAAGEGFAFIGRIPLSSWPTVIALGAVFTALAYFLYYRAIDQLPMQTVSVCAYAEPLTAVVLGALVLGEVMTPVQLAGACCIIGGALLGEARAKLPAAQRRRMRRAYVRLVRAQRRVLHHAA; translated from the coding sequence ATGCGCACGAAGATCGCATCGATGAAGTACCTTCTGTGCTTCATCGCAGCCGTCATGATGTTCGGATCGTCGGGCATCGTCGCCAGCACGCTGCCGCTGTCGGCCTTCGAGGTCTGTCTTATGCGCCTCATAATAGGCGCGCTGTTCATGGGCCTCATCTTCGTCGTCACCCGCCAGCGATTGCCCCGGCACATCGGCCGTCGCCAGTACCTGTTCGTGGCCCTCTCCGGCGCCTGCCTGGGCCTTGCCATGATGACCATTTTCACTGCCTACCGCCTGCTTGGCGTGGGCCTCGGCGCCGTTCTGGCCGCCACGGCCCCGGTCATCACCATGGCGCTGTCCCCCCTTCTGTTCAAGGAGCGCCTGCGGCTTCCCGTGGTGGTCGGGTTCGCCATTGTGGTCGGCGGTCTGCTTTTGCTGAATGCGTCCGCCCTGGAGGGCACGCTGTCGGTTCCCGGCATCCTCATGGGACTCGCCGCGGCCGCCAGCACCGCTGGCATGGTCATCTTCAACAAGCTCGCCCGCGACATCACCGGCATCCCCTGCACCACCATCCAACTTGCCACGGCGGTGGCGGTGGCCCTCGCCGTGGCCGCGGCTGGCGAGGGCTTCGCCTTCATCGGCCGTATTCCCTTGAGCTCTTGGCCCACCGTCATTGCCCTGGGCGCCGTGTTCACCGCCCTGGCCTACTTCCTCTACTACCGGGCCATCGACCAGCTGCCCATGCAGACCGTGTCGGTGTGCGCCTACGCCGAGCCGCTCACGGCCGTGGTGCTGGGGGCGCTCGTGCTCGGCGAGGTGATGACGCCCGTGCAGCTCGCCGGCGCCTGCTGCATCATCGGCGGCGCACTGCTCGGCGAGGCGCGCGCGAAACTGCCGGCCGCCCAGCGACGCCGGATGCGCCGCGCCTACGTGCGCCTCGTGCGCGCCCAGCGCCGCGTCCTGCACCACGCGGCCTAG
- the hisI gene encoding phosphoribosyl-AMP cyclohydrolase yields the protein MNLPELKYNEAGLVPCIVQDADTGEVLMMAWMSAESLALTLERGETVFWSRSRRELWHKGATSGNTQKLVDLRYDCDADTLLALVHPAGPACHTGERTCFYRSMLEE from the coding sequence GTGAATCTTCCCGAGCTGAAGTACAACGAGGCGGGGCTCGTCCCCTGCATCGTTCAGGACGCCGATACGGGCGAGGTGCTCATGATGGCGTGGATGAGCGCCGAGTCGCTGGCGCTCACGCTGGAGCGCGGCGAAACCGTGTTCTGGAGCCGTAGCCGGCGCGAGCTGTGGCACAAGGGCGCCACCAGCGGCAACACCCAGAAGCTGGTCGATCTGCGCTACGACTGCGACGCCGATACCCTGCTCGCGCTGGTGCATCCGGCCGGTCCCGCCTGCCACACGGGGGAGCGAACCTGCTTCTACCGCTCGATGTTGGAAGAGTAG
- a CDS encoding helix-turn-helix transcriptional regulator, with protein MAKENSVIDWEAYGTLLKAARLANGYSRGKKLTDAVEEKTGMKISERTIYALEDASRAPSADIFLALQQVLPELCDPEYMRPAFRKADIKVMLVTLP; from the coding sequence ATGGCTAAGGAGAACAGCGTTATCGACTGGGAGGCCTACGGGACGTTGCTGAAGGCGGCGCGGCTGGCCAACGGGTACTCGCGGGGCAAGAAGCTCACCGATGCGGTGGAGGAGAAGACGGGCATGAAGATCTCGGAGCGCACGATTTACGCGCTGGAGGACGCCTCGCGCGCGCCTTCCGCCGATATCTTCCTCGCGCTGCAGCAGGTGCTGCCCGAGCTGTGCGATCCGGAGTACATGCGTCCGGCCTTCCGCAAGGCCGACATCAAGGTCATGCTCGTCACGCTACCCTAA
- a CDS encoding type II toxin-antitoxin system RelE/ParE family toxin: MFEIEFYRTREGSCPMEAFLDSLDQRMAIKALQELTLLSEKGTDLREPHSKSLGEGLFELRIKIGSNISRCFYFFRRGRKIIVTNGFVKKSQRTPLRELKRARLFKKDWEERYGD, translated from the coding sequence ATGTTCGAGATCGAGTTCTATCGCACCAGAGAGGGCTCTTGCCCTATGGAAGCCTTTCTCGATTCACTCGACCAGAGAATGGCGATCAAGGCCCTCCAGGAACTGACGCTTCTGTCGGAGAAAGGCACCGATTTGAGAGAGCCCCATTCCAAGTCGCTCGGCGAGGGCTTGTTCGAGTTGCGCATCAAAATCGGTTCGAACATTTCACGATGCTTCTACTTCTTTCGAAGAGGCCGGAAGATCATCGTCACCAACGGTTTCGTGAAGAAGTCGCAGCGAACCCCGCTGAGAGAACTCAAGCGAGCGCGACTTTTCAAAAAAGATTGGGAGGAACGCTATGGCGACTAA
- a CDS encoding helix-turn-helix domain-containing protein, whose translation MATNDVQRYIEQRSQRDEAFAQAWEDAKPEYEIMKLIVEGRQSCGLSQQEVADRCGMKQSNISRLENGNGNPTISTLQKLAHCFGKKLEIRFV comes from the coding sequence ATGGCGACTAATGATGTTCAGCGCTACATCGAGCAGCGGAGCCAGCGCGACGAAGCATTCGCCCAAGCCTGGGAGGACGCCAAGCCTGAGTACGAAATCATGAAGCTCATTGTCGAAGGACGCCAAAGCTGTGGCCTCAGCCAACAAGAAGTAGCTGACCGCTGCGGCATGAAACAATCCAACATAAGTCGGCTCGAGAACGGAAACGGCAACCCCACTATTTCGACGTTGCAAAAACTCGCTCACTGCTTCGGGAAGAAGCTCGAGATTCGGTTCGTTTAA
- the hisF gene encoding imidazole glycerol phosphate synthase subunit HisF, which yields MLTKRVIPCLDVKDGRVVKGVNFVGLRDAGDPIELARAYDEQKADEVIFLDITATSDDRATTVELASHASAELHLPYCVGGGFRSVADIRKMIAAGADKVSVNSAAVTNPQLITDAARAFGTQAILCAIDAKAVPGNPNKWEVYVAGGRKNTHIDAIEWAREAARRGAGEILLTSMDRDGSRDGFDCHLTRSVARAVDIPVIASGGVGKLEHFAEGIIEGEADAVLAASVFHFGELTVRQVKESMRDAGIPVRL from the coding sequence ATGCTGACAAAGAGAGTAATCCCCTGCCTGGACGTAAAGGACGGCCGCGTCGTGAAGGGCGTGAACTTCGTGGGGCTGCGCGATGCGGGCGACCCCATCGAGCTGGCCCGTGCCTACGACGAGCAGAAGGCCGACGAGGTGATTTTTTTGGACATCACCGCCACGAGCGACGACCGCGCCACCACGGTGGAGCTCGCGAGCCACGCCTCGGCCGAGCTGCACCTCCCATACTGCGTGGGCGGCGGCTTCCGCAGCGTGGCCGATATTCGCAAGATGATCGCCGCCGGCGCCGACAAGGTGTCGGTGAACTCGGCGGCCGTGACGAACCCTCAGCTCATCACCGATGCGGCCCGGGCCTTCGGCACTCAGGCGATTCTGTGCGCCATCGACGCGAAAGCGGTGCCCGGCAATCCCAACAAGTGGGAGGTCTACGTGGCCGGTGGCCGCAAGAACACTCATATCGACGCCATCGAATGGGCGCGCGAGGCGGCCCGGCGCGGAGCGGGGGAGATCCTGCTCACCTCCATGGATCGCGACGGCAGCCGCGACGGCTTCGACTGTCACCTGACGCGCTCCGTGGCCCGGGCCGTGGACATCCCCGTCATCGCCAGCGGCGGCGTGGGCAAGCTCGAGCACTTCGCCGAGGGCATCATCGAGGGCGAGGCCGACGCCGTGCTCGCCGCCAGCGTCTTCCACTTCGGCGAGCTCACCGTGCGCCAAGTAAAGGAATCCATGCGAGACGCCGGCATCCCCGTGCGGCTGTAG
- the hisA gene encoding 1-(5-phosphoribosyl)-5-[(5-phosphoribosylamino)methylideneamino]imidazole-4-carboxamide isomerase, translated as MYLLPAIDLLDGRAVRLAKGDYDAVTVYNDDPAYQAQLFEEAGATWLHVVDLDGAKSGNPDNLEVVRAILARTSLKVEVGGGVRSLEAADRLLDAGATRVILGTALVRDPDFAQAAMEKFGPDALVAGIDAKAGEAAVAGWTEGSGVAAADLARRMAAMGYEHLVYTDIARDGMQTGVENDAYAKMAAAFGNPVIVSGGIATAADIRALAPIADAVEGVITGRAIYEGTLTVADGVAACDGTFHLSDQLEEEGRPLTIEELES; from the coding sequence ATGTACCTTCTTCCTGCCATCGATCTTTTGGACGGGCGCGCGGTGCGTCTGGCCAAGGGAGACTACGATGCCGTCACCGTGTACAACGACGATCCGGCGTATCAGGCCCAGCTGTTCGAGGAGGCCGGTGCGACATGGCTTCATGTGGTCGATCTGGATGGCGCGAAGTCCGGCAATCCCGACAACCTGGAAGTGGTGCGCGCGATTTTGGCGCGCACGAGCCTGAAAGTGGAGGTAGGCGGCGGCGTGCGCTCGCTCGAGGCCGCCGATCGCCTGCTCGACGCCGGCGCGACCCGGGTTATTCTAGGCACCGCGCTCGTGCGCGACCCCGATTTCGCCCAGGCGGCCATGGAGAAGTTCGGCCCCGATGCCCTGGTTGCCGGCATCGACGCGAAGGCCGGCGAGGCCGCCGTGGCCGGCTGGACGGAGGGCTCGGGCGTGGCTGCCGCCGACCTGGCCCGCCGCATGGCGGCGATGGGGTACGAGCACCTCGTCTACACCGACATTGCCCGCGACGGCATGCAGACCGGCGTGGAGAACGACGCCTACGCGAAGATGGCCGCCGCCTTCGGCAACCCGGTCATCGTTTCCGGCGGCATTGCCACCGCGGCTGACATCCGGGCGCTGGCTCCCATCGCCGACGCCGTGGAGGGCGTCATTACCGGTCGGGCCATCTACGAGGGCACCCTTACCGTGGCCGACGGCGTCGCGGCGTGCGACGGCACCTTCCACCTGTCCGATCAGTTGGAAGAGGAGGGGCGTCCCCTGACCATCGAAGAGTTGGAAAGCTAG
- the hisH gene encoding imidazole glycerol phosphate synthase subunit HisH gives MSIVIVDYHKGNLLSVERGLVGAGADVVVTDKADVIRAADAVVLPGVGAFADAAASMEEMGQMEAVHVAVAGGAPFLGICLGMHLMFEAGTEHAPVDGPLPRGLGFIEGVVDAMPRTDAAGRAYKVPHVGWNSVEFSEPNSLFDGIAPGEFFYFTHSFVAPPSAATIAETVHSVTFPCAVQVPGRPVFGVQFHPEKSSDAGARLLANFATIARAARADSAHADKVAENPVASKE, from the coding sequence GTGAGCATCGTCATTGTCGACTATCACAAGGGGAACCTGCTCTCGGTGGAGCGGGGACTTGTAGGCGCGGGGGCAGACGTCGTCGTGACCGATAAGGCGGATGTCATCCGCGCGGCCGACGCCGTGGTGCTGCCCGGCGTGGGAGCCTTCGCCGATGCCGCCGCGTCCATGGAGGAGATGGGCCAGATGGAGGCGGTGCACGTGGCGGTGGCCGGCGGTGCGCCGTTTTTGGGCATCTGCTTAGGGATGCACCTCATGTTCGAGGCGGGCACCGAGCACGCGCCCGTTGACGGTCCGCTGCCGCGCGGCCTCGGCTTCATCGAGGGCGTGGTAGACGCCATGCCCCGCACCGACGCTGCCGGCCGCGCCTACAAAGTGCCCCATGTGGGATGGAACTCTGTGGAGTTCTCCGAGCCGAATTCGCTGTTCGACGGAATTGCGCCCGGCGAGTTTTTCTACTTCACCCACAGCTTCGTGGCGCCGCCGAGCGCGGCCACCATTGCCGAGACGGTGCACTCGGTGACCTTCCCCTGCGCCGTGCAGGTGCCGGGCCGTCCCGTCTTCGGCGTGCAGTTCCATCCGGAGAAGAGCTCGGATGCGGGCGCGCGCCTGCTTGCCAACTTCGCAACCATTGCACGAGCCGCGCGCGCCGACAGCGCGCACGCTGATAAGGTGGCGGAAAACCCCGTCGCGTCAAAGGAGTAG
- the hisB gene encoding imidazoleglycerol-phosphate dehydratase HisB: MTREATILRETAETRIEVTVNLDGAGRADVASGIGFFDHMLCAFARHGRFDLKVSVRGDLHVDGHHTVEDTGIVLGRALAEALGEKAGIERFGSAFVPMDEALVLAALDISGRGQLHWDVEVPFGMVGDFDTQLAREFFIALAANAGITLHIRQLAGDNVHHIFEAAFKAAGRALRQAVAVDPALGGAVPSTKGVL; the protein is encoded by the coding sequence ATGACGAGAGAGGCCACCATCCTCCGCGAGACGGCGGAGACGCGCATCGAGGTCACGGTGAACCTGGACGGCGCGGGACGCGCGGACGTGGCAAGCGGCATCGGGTTCTTCGACCACATGCTGTGCGCCTTCGCGCGTCACGGCCGCTTCGATCTGAAGGTGTCGGTGCGCGGCGACTTGCATGTGGACGGCCACCACACGGTGGAGGACACGGGCATCGTGCTGGGGCGCGCTTTGGCCGAGGCCTTGGGAGAGAAGGCCGGCATCGAGCGGTTCGGCAGCGCGTTCGTGCCGATGGACGAGGCGCTGGTGCTGGCGGCCCTGGATATCTCCGGGCGTGGGCAGCTGCACTGGGATGTGGAGGTGCCCTTCGGCATGGTGGGCGATTTCGACACCCAGCTCGCCCGGGAGTTCTTCATCGCGCTCGCGGCCAACGCGGGCATCACCCTGCACATCCGGCAGCTCGCCGGCGACAACGTGCACCACATCTTCGAGGCCGCCTTCAAGGCGGCAGGCCGCGCCCTGCGCCAGGCCGTGGCCGTCGACCCGGCCTTGGGCGGCGCGGTTCCTTCCACGAAGGGGGTTCTGTGA
- the hisC gene encoding histidinol-phosphate transaminase, producing the protein MNKVRASAPQLEGLVPYDPKYLPAEAYLSANENPRDVDAEVRAAIARRIAQVPLNRYPDPLANRLRDLIAEANGLDRANVLLGNGGDELLFDVALAWGGPGRSFLNLPPTFSVYAANARLTNTHCVDVPRRADFSIDETAVLERVGKGDIDFVIVTSPNNPTGQRASTAFIEELLDATDALVLVDEAYFEFSRATVRPLLATHENLAILRTFSKAFSLAGVRLGYVLANAPVIEELCKVRQPYSVDAVSQAIGEVVFENRARFEPGIREIIEERGRVMEALRTLPGVTAYPSDSNWILFSMEDAGAAWQYLYDRGVLVRDFSSAPMLEGCLRATIGTPEQNDAFIRGLRDFLSESRERRARAMQ; encoded by the coding sequence GTGAATAAGGTTCGCGCGTCGGCGCCCCAGCTTGAGGGGCTCGTTCCCTACGATCCGAAGTACCTGCCGGCCGAGGCGTACCTGTCGGCCAACGAGAATCCGCGCGACGTGGACGCCGAGGTGCGCGCCGCCATCGCGCGCCGCATCGCCCAGGTGCCTCTGAACCGCTACCCCGATCCTCTGGCCAATCGCCTGCGCGATCTTATCGCCGAGGCCAACGGGCTCGACCGCGCCAATGTCCTTCTGGGCAACGGCGGCGACGAGCTTTTGTTCGATGTGGCCCTCGCTTGGGGCGGACCGGGGCGCAGCTTCCTGAACCTGCCCCCGACCTTCTCGGTGTACGCGGCCAACGCACGGCTCACGAACACCCACTGCGTGGATGTGCCGCGTCGGGCCGACTTCTCCATCGACGAAACGGCGGTGCTTGAGCGCGTGGGGAAGGGCGACATCGATTTCGTCATCGTAACGAGCCCGAACAACCCCACGGGCCAGAGGGCGTCCACGGCGTTCATCGAAGAGCTGCTCGACGCCACCGATGCGCTCGTGCTGGTGGACGAGGCCTACTTCGAGTTCTCGCGCGCCACGGTGCGCCCTTTGCTGGCGACCCACGAGAATCTCGCCATCCTGCGCACGTTCTCGAAGGCGTTCTCGCTGGCGGGCGTGCGCCTGGGCTACGTTTTGGCGAACGCGCCGGTCATCGAGGAGCTGTGCAAGGTGCGCCAGCCCTATTCCGTGGACGCCGTCTCCCAGGCCATAGGAGAGGTGGTCTTCGAGAACCGCGCCCGCTTCGAGCCGGGCATCCGCGAGATCATCGAGGAGCGGGGCCGCGTCATGGAGGCGCTGCGCACCCTGCCCGGCGTGACCGCCTACCCGTCGGATTCCAACTGGATTCTGTTCTCGATGGAAGATGCCGGGGCGGCCTGGCAGTACCTGTACGACCGCGGCGTGCTCGTGCGCGATTTCAGCAGCGCCCCCATGCTCGAGGGCTGTCTGCGGGCGACCATCGGCACGCCGGAGCAGAACGACGCGTTCATCCGCGGGCTGCGCGACTTTCTGTCCGAGAGCCGCGAGCGGCGCGCGCGGGCTATGCAATAG